The DNA window CATGTCATCATATCTGTCACAAAATTTTACATGGTGAGAGGGATTGATTATATTACATACAAAATATAAAGACGAGTTTAGCTTCTATATACTAAACTGTGTATGTAAATTAGATCTTATAGAGGTAAGTAGTTTACTTACACTCCCTTGAAGAATAAATAAGGCTGATAAAGATCTATCAACCGCATCACAAACTTGATTTTCCTGTCAAGCTCTGAATATTTGTCTTGAAAGAATTGGCAGAGTATTGTGTTAAGTATTTCTAATCCCTGTAGAACAACACTTGatgtttaaatataatattaggaGGAGGAACATAGTTCATTTATCACTGTGTTTCGAACAAACCTTTAAAGGAAGCATGTAACGAAGGGCCATGTATCTGCCAAAGCTATCCATGCTACTCAAAACATTAACTTTGCCAACAATGACTGGTTTTCCTTGCTTGTCAATCCATGGATGCTCTTTGAAGTAACGGAAGGCACTATCCTGAGGACATGCGAACGTTACTGGATTTGAAACTGATGTTCCAACATGGTATATTATTTGACTTCCTCTTTGATCTGCATGAGCCATCATTGTTACTATCATTGCATTCACCACCATATCTGCTGGAATCTGCATGCACATAATTAAGTTTTACATTTCAACATTATCTGTTGTTGAATGCTCAGCTATAATGAGAAGATCATTATATTGCTACTTACTATATCAATGATGGCTTCAGGATCTCCGAGGAAGCATGTGAGTTTTCCTTTACCATATCCAACGGCTAAACTATCAATGGTTCTGTAGAACAACCATTTTTGtgtaaacataaaaatcattcaACCATATGGTAGCTATATAGTATTTGAATATGTATACCTTATGCCTTCAACCCAACCTGGGAAAGGGTCTTGGAGAGTACTAGTAACAATGGTAGGACGAAAAATGACAAGAGGTACATCTTCTTTCAAGTCTCCCAGTATCATCTCAGCCAATGCCTTTGTGAATACATAGGGGTTTGGCCATCCATACTTCCTTGCTCTTCATAAAACAAAGCTCCACTTGTTATTATCATCACAAATTTACATATATCTCATCTTGTGACAACAGACGAGACAAATTCAGGATTTGAAGTTTTTGTGTTTCTATAGCAATCTCATGTTATAAGGTGCCAATAACTAAATCATAACTATGGTTTAGTGAAGAGCATAATATGTGAAGACGTGTGTCTTGTATTCATTGGATTGATATAAATACGGGGTGCAAGTAAATTAATACAATACCTTTGAAGGCCAAGCTCCTTCATGGCTGATGTTATAGATTCTTGAGAAGAACCCTCAAGTCTGAGCTGTTTCAATGTTTCCTCCATAACTTTCTTCTCTGTATAAATATCTAGTCCTGATGTACCATTCAAAGTCTCACCCAAATTATAGGGTGTTTCCAATATTAACCCTCTTTTTTCCCCTGATACATATgctaaacaaaaacaaatacaaatacaaaataaaaatcaaccaTGAAGAAGAGTTATTATAATTTCGGAAGTCCATAGAAAAATTATTGCTAATTGCCCCAATGGAGAAGCAAAAATATTCTAATAAAGACGTTCCTCAGTAATATCACATCATTAtttggtaaaaataataataataataatagaaggtACCAATTACCAGTTGATACGTGAAGAAGAACCTTTAATTTACTACACTTTTTGGCAAAGTTGAGAACGTTTATAGCTCCAAATGTATTGAGTCCCAAGGATACATCATATCTAAAAAttgaacaacaaaataaaacagTGATCAATTTGCATTTAGATATACGTTATAAAACAAATTGTACATCGTATTTCACTTATTATGAACAGTTAGTTATTCGGACCTACCTTTCATCGAAATTTGTAGTTGCAGCTAGGTTAACAACAACATCTACTTCCCTCCACATTTCTTCCAGCAAATTACTGTCTTTCACCCCTAAGTTTTCAAATGTGATATCACCAGGTATAATCGTGGTCCTTTCTGAAATAAAACTGTTCAAATTTGCCCCATGTTTTTCCCTTAGAAGCTTGAACAAGTCCTTTGCCACTGCCTGTTcatcattaaaagatgaaattgatgtatACAAATAAGTACTAGAGAAATATTACTATACCATTTAATTTTGCGTTTAGTAATTGTACCATGTACTAATGGACTTTACctttttcatcctttttttattttattttatcatattcttatttttccaATTGTTTCCGAACTTTCTCACACTACACAACAAAAGAGAtatttagtgaaaaaaaaaaatttgttctaTTTATTGCCGCAAACATTTGAGTTAATGTCATTGCATTCGGATTCGTTAAAATCTTTATCGACATTTGTATAAAGTGATGATTATACATactcatattatattattgccactaaatataACATAGCAACAACTGTATTATTGTCGTTAAATATACCATATCGACAATTATATTATTGGCATTAAATAATTACGACAAAATCCTTTTTTTGTTGAAGAGCGAGGCAAAGGAAGTCAAAAAAACATTTAAGGGGTTTGTCCTTAAATTCGTGAAATAGGCCCTCACAAAGAGAAGAAATTGACAGGGGCGCTTATACCCTTATTTTGTGTTGGTCTTTGACTTATATGTtttgtaacaataaaaatagtaaaGTATATGTCAAAGACCAACGCAAAATAAGGGTATAGTCCTTCCAATTATGCCAAATATAACTTCATATTGTAAAATACGTATGCCTCACTAAACAATATTTCAATTGTTAAGtgcaaaaaaataagaagaaaagaaacattacataaaatgagattaagttAAAAGATCAAATCGAACTTATCAAACTTATGATAAGTAGTGTGACTTGTTGTacgaatataataaatttaattaaatgaaTGTCCGTCCAGTTAGGTGATAACTTGGTAGCACcacaagaaaaaatagaagatgaaataaataaaaggaaattgatgaaaaataaatatagtacgGCAACCCTGAAAATCCGAGTAATAACTAGATAttcctttttattaaaaatagtttcttttcttaaagttcaaattaaatgaatatTTCATTTGATTCTCTACTTTTCTTGCTTCGTGTTAAATTTATCTGTATCCGatatttatataagtaaataccAAAAGTAAGTTATAACAAGTGTTTATATACCAACTTTTAGCATTTTATCATGATTATAACATGAATTTTCACCACattaaatcatttaattaaattaatataatttgatatatataactTCTGCGTACGAATAAATATTTACCAAATAATACTAATGTAGTTTGCAATGTTTTAGGTTTTCATCTAGCAACGATCATAAATTtctaattgaaaaagaaatggtACGTTggaaattaaaatgataataattttgTGTAATCTTTTCAACAAATCTATATTAAAACTAGTACGAGGAGGAAGAGGAGAGAATGCATGTAGTGTATAGTCAATTAGTTCaaatcacaacattttcaaCATAATTAAAGCAAAACTTGTTTTGAACttataatttcaaaagttttcATATTTAGCCAATTCGCAAGCAATCATTTCGTGATCACAACATTTTCAACATAATTAAAGCAAAAATTGTTTTGAACttataatttcaaaagttttcATATTTAGCCTATTCGCAAAATCGTTTTGTGATCTCAACTATTTCACTTCTCCaatattttactatatttttcgctattttttttttgcaaaaaccCACTCCACGGTTATTGTAATAGGCTCAATGGTATAAATTCAAAAGTTaaatataacaaatttaaattctgaatccaCTTCTTGAAATTCTGCATCCAATCGATGGTCTCATTCTCCTTTACATGGTGTTGAATAATTATCATCTCATGAACATTATTTTTAGGTTGAACTAAGTGCAACATCCATTTTCTAAATCGTTAGAAATATCtggaaataatttatttttcaggAAAAATTAAACATATGCTTTTAGTAGCTAGGGAGTACTTTACCTTTAAAGTCAAATTCTCATacatgaattcaaataagtCGAACTTCAGATAACGTGGCcgaaaaccaaaaaataatatgcaCGTACCTCATTGTTGAAACGCTGCAAGGCTGCGTTGTTATCTTGAGCTCTTAAAAGCAAATACAGCTTCTTCACATTTGGTTGTACTCGAAGTATCTTCTCCACAAAAACTacaatcaaaaaggaaaaaaaaattaaaattttttaaacaCCCCATTAATTAAGATTAAAAATTAATGGTAAGATATTAATAGAGAATAATTACTTTTTGCAAGAAATCCAGTAGCACCAGTAACAAGAATGGATCGATTTTCAAGAAACTTAAGAACACTTGTTAACTCCATTAGTATTAgtatgatgaaataaaaatcaagaaatataagataaaaagaCAAGAAATAACTTTTCAATTAGTAAGGAAACAGAAGTTGCCAGGAGAATGCACAATAGAGCAAATTTAGAAATAGGGtgcatttatttttataataaaaagggGGACACTCATAGATGACACAAATAGAAATGAGTGCACGAAAGTAAAGTTGTTGATAATTTCTTTGGTagattggaaaaaaataatgctactatatagtattatttttttaatatatttttttttcacatatCAAGGTATGGTCCAGGGAAAACTGAACTAACTGTATGAATTCAGTCTAATTTAGTGTGTCTATTTATAGATTTTCCCCACCTTGGTTCTCCCTATTTTTTTCTGTTTGCGGGAGGTCAAATCAATATTCGGCGTAGTTTGACCCTGTTGGGACATGATTTGAAATTACATTGCgttattattcaaatttttaaagttatatatatatatatatatatatatatatatatatatatacctatgatTGTGAAAATTATCAAAGCTTTTTTAACGCTTATATAATCTTGTCATATGAACAAATCATATAGTTTATAAATAAGGTATCAGAATATTTTAAGGCGTCGCATTAATAAACTGTAtatctttatatatttttttttatgagtaCATGTTTATGATTACATATTATTATAAACtttcaaatacataatttacAAATTTTCCCTGATCCAAAAAATCAATAGTAGTAACCAactattctttaatataatttttccaaTATCGAGTATGAGTCttctttttttacaaaatttaaaataacgaatcttctttttttgcaataaatttttgagtcaaatattacatttatataaaaaaaaaaattgaaatcacaACTTGTTATTCGAACAATTATCTTGCATAATAAATAACTATAATCTAttttcacataaaaataaatacagaaaaatattatttaaagatCAACTGCATGCAgagttttctttttccttccGGTGTCCATCGCCTGcccaatatccatattaaatcCTGTTTATAATTGAATTTATGTTGCGTAAAGCTCTACTTGACTCAAATTTATGCGGAGTTACCACTTCGTACAATTTCTTggtgtccaaaaaaaaaaaaaaagcaacatcttaaagaagaaagagaaaagatagTACTCTCTCCGGTTCAATATTTTGCTGTCATGGTAATTGTAAATAATtggttttaaatattttttatttcaaaatattaaaatagaactaattgttatttttttcatctttataattattataataaatgtaGAAAGTGATTCTACggacaaaaatatataatacaaaaagaaaatatacatttaaaatagtaCAACTATTCCAGATAATCATATgttaattagaaaaatttaccttctctttcaattttaattttctgaAACGCAGTACTTATTTGGTGATccaatctttattttatttttaatttagaaaagTGGATTTTCCGTGAAGGTACACAAGTAATTAAATCTCCTCTgacttatatttaatttgatggTTATTGTGGTAGTTGCTCCAATTTAATTGAGTAATTGTCAAGTCGGTAGGGTCAGTGTAGTTTGGAAAATTTGATTACcttttttaaattatcaattgatttttggtttctatttttaaaatttatgaatatcGGGTTTATGTCTacattcttttaatattttcaacaatCGGAAAATTTTATGtcttatattttatgttatatgtgTCAAATTAGAAAAGGTCTAATTTCAAAGGTCCAATAGATTAGTATTCTATATCCTTACTTCTTATAGTATTAAGTTCAATATGGAGTTGCACAATATGAGTGACATTTAATTGACCAATTTATCCTTTAAATGagttgattttaaaattttatccttAGCAATCAAACATATGCCTAAAGGGACATAAGTTCTTTAAAGGCACCAAACATAACTTGTGGAAGATTATGATgcgaaaatataaacttatgtcCTGTGAAAAAGTTATTTGCCATGAGAAAACAATCAAAATAgtccttaatatatatatatatatttctttattttagtctttaatatatcaaataatctttAATATAAACAAATGATGTTCATTTGAGTCTATTGCCTATGCCTTACAGATTTGTCAAAATAGGATGATAAATCTGTAACTATGAGCCTCACATAGCTAACAAAATTTACTATTATTATCTTATTTATCAGCttcgaaaaagaactaaatgaaatctaacaatatttttcttaactttcttaaaacattattttatttacccttttttctttgtttgccAAAAATCtcaatcaaaattttcatatctAATCCAAATAATCCAACTCAGGGGCGGAGCCAGCATATTGTTAGGGGTTCATTTAAATCCGCTTCGACGAAAAATATTACtacaatttataaataattaaaattattttatatgtatatatagtagatgtcaaATTCCCTTCGATTAGTTCATGTGTTTACTTCTTTAGATTTTGAATtctcttattaatttttttagatcCGCCACTGATCCAACCACCGCCTCTTATCAGTAGGGTGAGCTCATAACTCTGCACTATTATATTTTTGGTCCTATTATTTTGTCTgtctttaatttttgatatACATCCTATGATCCTAAGTATTATCTTTGTGGTCATATATTATTGTGTCATCGTGTACATATATGGTTGTACGTATTACGTAacgagaaaataaattatttttttgaagctACTCTTAGAATTCGTAGcattaattgttttattattaaaagTCACGAaccacataaaaaataaaagaaaaaatggaattGATAAGTCAAATTATCCtcttattaatattttcttaactaatatataaaaagaaaaaaattgaataaatatgtCGAATAACTGATCTTATTTAATGAATATATACAACTTTATCATGACAAGTTGACAACTAAATGAGAACAAAGGGAGTCCAACATAATGCTTGATAtgtatttctatttatatagcatttgattaaatatataaaaaaaataaagattaaaatttGTGATTTGAAGTCTGCTTTAAATATTTAGTAGACTATATATAAACTCTTATTAAGGAGtagatgattttaaaaaaaaatatcaattaatagtgaataatgtgataaaataattgtgtcgataattatttttttaataaacatgTCAAATCTGAATGTGATAAGTATAATGAGCAAAGAAAGCATGTCTATACACTTGTGTCTAAAAATACAAGATTTAAAGTTTCAATTAATGTATCCATGTGTACACAGTACAAGGCGAAAGTGATATCATAGGATGGTGATGGACTAGTGGCAGTAGAATTAGTTCGAGtataattcaagatttaaattttatgaatttatcaattttaaagttttttagcattaaatttaaaattgtgaattcatatataatattcatagcaattttagtaaattttatatataaatttgtacTTTATGTAGAAAGTATTGAATTCATGTAAAAACAGTACTAAAAAAGATAAAGTTATGTGATGGTATTTAACTTTCGATAGTTTAAACAAATTATTCATTAATCGTAATTTctacaaatataaattaaatgttcaaaattttaaagatCCTATATCCAAATATAATTACAACAAAAAAGTTGAATctcaagaaataaaatatatcacaaatataattttaaacaatttaaaataaagatattaaGTTTATTAGATTCATTCAGCCTCTCTTGACTTCTAGCTTCGTCCTTGATTATAATGTTGCATCCCCTCTGGACGTAGTAATCAGTCTATACTACCATGTTGGTGAAGGTGGCCCAACAAATAAAGGAAAATGTTACTCGTAATTCTTGcgattttattaaaattaatatacttCCCACGTTCAGTAAGACTATATACATTGGCACTATgtacttttatttcttcatatacAATAATACAGCGTTGTTCTTGCGTTGGTTAAAAGTTTGGAGATCGAATTTAATTCTTTTCGCCTTGAAAGGGATTCTCGTGCtaactatagaagaaaaaaacaacttGATTACTCAATTTGGACTGAGTTCAATAAATAATTCTAtgcaatttttgaattttttttcctaataaaggaactttgaactttttaaaaaatgaggtCAATGTTATGATTTGATCagttattttctaaaattaataaaggaCAATGCCTAGACGATTAATTTGACCTAATTTCTAACTAGACAAAGGATCAAAATGAGACGAGTCATGGATTTAGAATTACTTCATAGACTGATCATTGAGCATGAAAGGTtctatctatttttaaaaaaattaaaattaaacttcTTAAAATTGTCACATCATTtcgatttgaattttgattgataTCTAtatgatttgattaattttcgataacttttttaaaaaaggtcaTATAAGAAACATAAGTAGAAATTAGATTCTCTAGATATTTCTACCGTTTAAAAGATAatgaataatgaaaaaataatgatgtaagaattatgaatatgcatcccactatttttattattttatagtagTGCAAAACAAagttatcaaaatatatatatatatctaaaaataCTAGTGAGAAGGAATCAATAGAGGTTCGTTATGGATTAGCTAGTAATGTACAGGACCCCCCTTATTGTACTTGtcccttttttctttattaataaaaacta is part of the Solanum stenotomum isolate F172 chromosome 8, ASM1918654v1, whole genome shotgun sequence genome and encodes:
- the LOC125872807 gene encoding fatty acyl-CoA reductase 3; its protein translation is MELTSVLKFLENRSILVTGATGFLAKIFVEKILRVQPNVKKLYLLLRAQDNNAALQRFNNEAVAKDLFKLLREKHGANLNSFISERTTIIPGDITFENLGVKDSNLLEEMWREVDVVVNLAATTNFDERYDVSLGLNTFGAINVLNFAKKCSKLKVLLHVSTAYVSGEKRGLILETPYNLGETLNGTSGLDIYTEKKVMEETLKQLRLEGSSQESITSAMKELGLQRARKYGWPNPYVFTKALAEMILGDLKEDVPLVIFRPTIVTSTLQDPFPGWVEGIRTIDSLAVGYGKGKLTCFLGDPEAIIDIIPADMVVNAMIVTMMAHADQRGSQIIYHVGTSVSNPVTFACPQDSAFRYFKEHPWIDKQGKPVIVGKVNVLSSMDSFGRYMALRYMLPLKGLEILNTILCQFFQDKYSELDRKIKFVMRLIDLYQPYLFFKGVYDDMNTEKLRRAAKESGIETDVFNFNPKSINWEDYFLNTHIPGVVKYVFK